Proteins from a genomic interval of Bombyx mori chromosome 8, ASM3026992v2:
- the LOC100188972 gene encoding myosin heavy chain, muscle isoform X11, whose product MPKPVVQEGEDPDPTPYLFVSLEQKRIDQSKPYDGKKACWVPDEKEGFVQGEIKATKGDLVTVNLPGGETKDFKKDQVAQVNPPKYEKCEDMSNLTYLNDASVLYNLKQRYYHKLIYTYSGLFCVAINPYKRFPVYTTRCAKLYRGKRRSEVPPHIFAISDGAYVNMLTNHENQSMLITGESGAGKTENTKKVIAYFATVGASQKKDPSQEKKGSLEDQVVQTNPVLEAFGNAKTVRNDNSSRFGKFIRIHFGPSGKLAGADIETYLLEKARVISQQALERSYHIFYQMMSGSVNGLKAICLLSNDVMDYNIVSQGKTVIPGVDDGEEMRITDQAFDILGFTQEEKDNVYKITAAVMHMGCMKFKQRGREEQAEADGTEDGDKVAKLLGVDCADLYKNLLKPRIKVGNEFVTQGRNKDQVINSVGALCKGIFDRLFKWLVKKCNETLDTKQKRQHFIGVLDIAGFEIFDFNGFEQLCINFTNEKLQQFFNHHMFVLEQEEYQREGIEWTFIDFGMDLQNCIDLIEKPMGILSILEEESMFPKATDQTFVEKLNNNHLGKSAPYLKPKPPKPGCQAAHFAIGHYAGNVGYNITGWLEKNKDPLNDTVVDQFKKGQNKLLVEIFADHPGQSGDASGGAGGKGGRGKKGGGFATVSSAYREQLNNLMTTLRSTQPHFVRCIIPNELKQAGLIDSHLVMHQLTCNGVLEGIRICRKGFPNRMVYPDFKLRYKILCPNLIKEPITPEKATEKILEQTGLDSESFRLGKTKVFFRAGVLGQMEELRDDRLSKIVSWLQAYIRGYLSRKEYKKLQEQRLALQVVQRNLRKYLQLRTWPWWKLWQKVKPLLNVTRIEDEIAKLEEKAQKAQEAFEKEEKLRKEVEALNAKLLEEKTALLANLEGNQGSLAETQERANKLQAQKADLENQLRDTQDRLTQEEDARNQLFQAKKKLEQEVSGLKKDVEDLELSVQKSEQDKATKDHQIRNLNDEIAHQDELINKLNKEKKLQGETNQKTSEELQAAEDKVNHLNKVKQKLEQTLDELEDSLEREKKLRADVEKQRRKVEGDLKLTQEAVADLERNKKELEQTIQRKDKEISSLTAKLEDEQSLVSKLQKQIKELQGRIEELEEEVESERQARAKAEKQRADLARELEELGERLEEAGGATSAQIELNKKREAELSKLRRDLEEANIQHEATLANLRKKHNDAVSEMGEQLDQLNKLKAKAEKERAQYFSEVNDLRAGLDHLSNEKAAQEKIVKQLQHQLNEVQSKADEANRTLNDLDAAKKKLSIENSDLLRQLEEAESQVSQLSKIKVSLTTQLEDTKRLADEEARERATLLGKFRNLEHDLDNIREQVEEEAEGKADLQRQLSKANAEAQLWRSKYESEGVARSEELEEAKRKLQARLAEAEETIESLNQKVVALEKTKQRLATEVEDLQLEVDRATAIANAAEKKQKAFDKIIGEWKLKVDDLAAELDASQKECRNYSTELFRLKGAYEEGQEQLEAVRRENKNLADEVKDLLDQIGEGGRNIHEIEKARKRLEAEKDELQAALEEAEAALEQEENKVLRAQLELSQVRQEIDRRIQEKEEEFENTRKNHQRALDSMQASLEAEAKGKAEALRMKKKLEADINELEIALDHANKANAEAQKNIKRYQAQIKDLQTALEEEQRARDDAREQLGISERRANALQNELEESRTLLEQADRARRQAEQELSDAHEQLNELSAQSASLSAAKRKLESELQTLHSDLDELLNEAKNSEEKAKKAMVDAARLADELRAEQDHAQTQEKLRKALEQQIKELQVRLDEAEANALKGGKKAIQKLEQRVRELENELDGEQRRHADAQKNLRKSERRIKELTFQAEEDRKNHERMQDLVDKLQQKIKTYKRQIEEAEEIAALNLAKFRKAQQELEEAEERADLAEQAISKFRGKGRAGSAARGVSPAPQRSRPALADGFGTFPPRFDLAPEDF is encoded by the exons ATGCCGAAACCTGTCGTCCAAGAGGGCGAGGACCCCGATCCGACCCCGTACCTGTTCGTTTCTCTGGAACAGAAGCGTATCGACCAGAGCAAACCTTACGATGGCAAGAAGGCATGCTGGGTGCCTGATGAAAAGGAGGGCTTCGTGCAGGGCGAGATCAAGGCCACCAAGGGAGACCTGGTCACCGTCAACCTGCCCGGTGGCGAG ACTAAAGACTTCAAAAAGGATCAAGTAGCGCAAGTCAACCCGCCCAAGTACGAAAAATGCGAAGATATGTCCAACTTGACATATCTCAACGACGCTTCAGTATTGTATAATTTGAAGCAGAGATATTACCATAAACTCATTTAC ACGTACTCGGGTCTCTTCTGTGTGGCCATCAACCCTTACAAGAGATTCCCCGTGTACACGACACGATGCGCCAAGCTGTACCGTGGCAAGCGTCGTTCGGAAGTGCCACCTCACATCTTCGCCATTTCCGACGGCGCTTACGTCAACATGCTGACCAACCACGAGAATCAATCTATGTTGATTAC CGGTGAGTCTGGTGCTGGTAAGACTGAGAACACGAAGAAGGTAATTGCGTACTTCGCCACTGTCGGTGCCTCCCAGAAGAAGGACCCAAGCCAGGAGAAGAAGGGCTCCCTGGAAGATCAAGTAGTACAAACCAACCCTGTACTTGAAGCGTTCGGTAACGCTAAGACCGTCCGTAACGACAACTCCTCTCGTTTC GGTAAATTCATCCGTATCCATTTCGGTCCATCCGGAAAACTGGCTGGTGCTGACATCGAAACCT ATCTGCTTGAGAAGGCTCGTGTCATCTCCCAGCAAGCTCTTGAGCGTTCTTACCACATCTTCTACCAGATGATGTCCGGCTCCGTCAACGGTCTTAAAG CCATCTGCCTTTTGTCCAACGACGTCATGGACTACAACATCGTGTCCCAAGGAAAGACGGTCATTCCCGGCGTCGATGACGGGGAGGAAATGAGAATTACCGAC CAAGCCTTCGACATCCTTGGTTTCACCCAAGAGGAGAAAGACAATGTATACAAGATCACTGCTGCCGTCATGCATATGGGCTGCATGAAGTTCAAGCAGAGGGGTCGCGAGGAGCAGGCCGAGGCTGACGGTACCGAG GACGGTGACAAAGTTGCCAAGCTCCTCGGCGTCGACTGCGCTGACCTGTACAAGAACTTGTTGAAGCCCCGCATCAAGGTCGGAAACGAGTTCGTGACCCAGGGTCGTAACAAGGACCAGGTCATCAACTCCGTTGGTGCCCTCTGCAAGGGTATCTTCGATCGTCTCTTCAAGTGGCTCGTCAAGAAATGTAACGAGACCCTAGACACCAAACAAAAGAGGCAGCACTTCATCGGTGTACTGGATATTGCTGGTTTCGAAATTTTCGAC TTCAACGGTTTTGAGCAACTCTGCATTAACTTCACAAACGAGAAACTGCAGCAGTTCTTTAACCATCACATGTTCGTGCTCGAGCAAGAGGAGTACCAGCGCGAAGGCATCGAATGGACTTTCATTGATTTTGGCATGGACCTCCAAAATTGCATTGACCTTATTGAAAAG CCTATGGGTATCCTCTCCATTCTTGAGGAAGAGTCTATGTTCCCGAAAGCCACCGACCAGACCTTCGTTGAGAAGCTGAACAACAACCACTTGGGCAAATCTGCTCCTTACTTGAAGCCCAAACCCCCCAAGCCAGGTTGCCAAGCTGCTCACTTCGCCATTGGTCACTACGCCGGTAAC GTCGGCTACAACATCACCGGTTGGCTCGAGAAGAACAAGGACCCGCTTAACGACACCGTCGTCGACCAGTTCAAGAAGGGCCAGAACAAACTTCTGGTCGAGATCTTCGCTGATCATCCTGGCCAGTCTGGTGATGCTTCCGGCGGTGCCGGTGGCAAGG GCGGTCGTGGAAAGAAGGGTGGTGGTTTCGCTACCGTTTCCTCCGCTTACAGG GAACAACTTAACAACTTGATGACGACGCTGAGATCCACCCAACCTCACTTCGTGCGTTGTATCATTCCCAATGAATTGAAACAGGCTG GTCTCATCGACTCTCACCTTGTGATGCATCAGCTCACCTGTAACGGTGTGCTTGAAGGCATCCGTATTTGCCGTAAAGGTTTCCCCAACAGAATGGTATACCCTGACTTCAAGCTCCG ATACAAAATTCTGTGCCCGAACCTCATCAAAGAACCTATCACACCGGAGAAAGCCACCGAGAAAATTCTCGAACAAACTGGTCTGGATTCGGAATCTTTCAGGCTCGGAAAGACAAAG GTATTCTTCCGCGCTGGTGTCCTGGGTCAGATGGAAGAGCTGCGTGATGACAGGCTCTCCAAGATCGTATCATGGCTCCAGGCTTACATCCGCGGTTACTTGTCCCGTAAGGAGTACAAGAAGCTGCAGGAGCAGAG ATTGGCTCTCCAAGTTGTCCAGCGCAACTTGCGCAAGTACCTGCAACTCCGCACCTGGCCCTGGTGGAAACTGTGGCAGAAGGTCAAGCCTCTCCTCAACGTCACCCGCATCGAGGACGAGATCGCG AAACTCGAGGAGAAGGCACAGAAGGCTCAGGAGGCTTTCGAGAAGGAGGAGAAGCTCCGCAAGGAGGTCGAGGCCCTCAACGCCAAGCTGCTTGAGGAGAAGACCGCCCTGCTCGCCAACCTCGAAGGAAACCAGGGCAGCCTTGCCGAGACCCAGGAGCGCGCTAACAAGCTCCAGGCCCAGAAGGCTGATCTCGAGAACCAACTCAGG GACACCCAAGACCGCCTCACCCAGGAAGAGGATGCCCGTAACCAGCTCTTCCAAGCTAAGAAGAAGCTCGAACAGGAAGTCTCTGGCCTCAAGAAGGATGTCGAGGACTTGGAACTGTCCGTACAGAAGTCCGAACAGGACAAGGCTACCAAGGACCACCAGATCCGCAACTTGAATGATGAGATCGCTCACCAGGATGAGCTCATCAACAAGTTGAACAAGGAGAAGAAACTCCAAGGCGAGACCAACCAGAAGACCTCAGAAGAACTCCAGGCTGCCGAAGACAAGGTCAACCACCTTAACAAGGTCAAGCAAAAGTTGGAGCAGACCCTTGACGAGCTCGAAGACTCTCTGGAGCGCGAAAAGAAACTGCGTGCTGACGTCGAAAAGCAGAGGAGGAAGGTTGAGGGAGACCTCAAGCTCACCCAGGAAGCTGTCGCCGACCTCGAGCGCAACAAGAAGGAACTCGAACAGACCATCCAACGCAAGGACAAGGAAATCTCATCTCTCACCGCCAAACTCGAAGACGAACAGTCCCTGGTCAGCAAGCTCCAGAAACAGATCAAGGAGCTCCAAGGCCGCATCGAGGAGCTCGAAGAGGAAGTCGAGAGCGAGCGCCAGGCTCGCGCTAAGGCTGAGAAACAACGCGCTGACCTCGCTCGTGAACTTGAAGAGCTCGGCGAAAGGCTCGAGGAAGCCGGTGGCGCCACCTCTGCTCAGATCGAACTCAACAAGAAGCGCGAGGCCGAGCTTAGCAAGCTGCGCCGTGACCTCGAGGAGGCCAACATCCAGCACGAAGCCACCCTCGCCAACCTCCGCAAGAAGCACAACGATGCCGTCTCCGAGATGGGTGAGCAGCTCGACCAGCTCAACAAGCTCAAGGCTAA GGCTGAGAAAGAGCGTGCTCAATACTTTAGCGAAGTCAATGACCTCCGTGCCGGTCTCGACCACTTGTCCAACGAAAAG GCTGCACAAGAAAAGATCGTCAAGCAACTGCAGCACCAGCTCAACGAAGTCCAGAGCAAGGCTGACGAAGCCAACCGCACCCTCAACGACCTGGATGCCGCTAAGAAGAAGCTGTCCATCGAGAACTCCGACCTTCTCCGCCAACTGGAGGAGGCCGAGTCCCAGGTGTCTCAGCTCTCCAAGATCAAGGTGTCGCTCACCACACAGCTCGAAGACACCAAGAGGCTCGCCGACGAGGAAGCCAGG GAACGTGCTACCCTTCTTGGCAAGTTCCGCAACTTGGAACACGACTTGGACAACATCCGCGAACAGGTCGAGGAGGAAGCCGAGGGCAAGGCTGATCTTCAACGCCAACTGTCCAAGGCCAACGCTGAGGCTCAACTGTGGCGCTCCAAGTACGAGTCCGAGGGCGTCGCTCGCTCCGAGGAACTCGAAGAGGCCAAGCGCAAGCTCCAGGCTCGTCTCGCCGAAGCCGAGGAGACAATCGAATCCCTCAACCAGAAGGTTGTCGCTCTCGAGAAGACCAAGCAGCGTCTCGCCACCGAGGTCGAGGACCTGCAGCTGGAGGTCGACCGTGCCACTGCTATTGCCAACGCTGCAGAAAAGAAACAGAAGGCCTTCGACAAAATCATCGGAGAATGGAAACTCAAGGTCGACGACCTTGCTGCCGAACTCGATGCCAGCCAGAAGGAATGCCGCAACTACTCCACCGAATTGTTCCGCCTCAAGGGTGCCTACGAAGAAGGCCAGGAACAGCTCGAGGCTGTCCGCCGCGAGAACAAGAACCTTGCCGACGAAGTCAAGGACCTCCTGGACCAGATCGGCGAAGGTGGCCGCAACATCCACGAAATCGAGAAAGCCAGGAAGCGTCTCGAGGCCGAGAAGGACGAGCTCCAGGCCGCCCTCGAAGAGGCCGAAGCGGCTCTCGAACAAGAAGAGAACAAGGTCCTCCGCGCTCAGCTCGAGCTGTCTCAAGTCAGACAGGAGATCGACAGACGCATCCAAGAGAAGGAGGAAGAATTCGAAAACACACGCAAGAACCACCAGCGTGCCCTCGACTCCATGCAGGCTTCCCTCGAAGCCGAGGCTAAGGGCAAGGCTGAGGCGTTGCGCATGAAGAAGAAGCTCGAGGCAGACATCAACGAGCTTGAAATCGCCCTCGACCACGCCAACAAGGCTAACGCCGAGGCCCAGAAGAACATCAAACGCTACCAGGCACAAATCAAGGATCTGCAAACCGCTCTCGAGGAGGAGCAGCGCGCCCGTGACGATGCCCGCGAACAGCTCGGCATCTCGGAGCGTCGCGCCAATGCTCTTCAGAACGAACTGGAAGAGTCCCGCACACTCTTGGAGCAGGCCGACCGCGCCCGCCGCCAGGCCGAGCAGGAACTCAGTGACGCCCACGAGCAACTCAACGAGCTCTCCGCACAGAGCGCTTCCCTCTCTGCCGCCAAGAGGAAACTCGAGTCCGAGCTGCAAACCCTGCACTCCGACCTCGACGAACTTCTCAACGAGGCCAAGAACTCCGAAGAGAAGGCTAAGAAGGCCATGGTCGACGCCGCTCGTCTGGCGGACGAGCTCCGCGCCGAGCAGGATCACGCTCAGACCCAGGAGAAACTCCGCAAGGCTCTCGAGCAACAAATCAAGGAACTCCAAGTTAGGCTCGATGAGGCCGAGGCCAACGCGCTCAAGGGAGGCAAGAAGGCCATCCAGAAACTCGAACAGAGAGTCAGAGAACTCGAGAACGAGCTCGACGGCGAACAGAGGAGGCACGCTGACGCACAGAAGAACTTGCGCAAGTCCGAGAGGCGCATCAAGGAGCTCACCTTCCAGGCAGAAGAAGACCGCAAGAACCACGAACGTATGCAGGACCTCGTCGATAAACTGCAGCAGAAGATCAAGACATACAAGAGGCAGATCGAGGAGGCCGAAGAGATTGCCGCCCTCAACTTGGCTAAGTTCCGCAAGGCGCAACAGGAGCTCGAGGAGGCCGAAGAGAGGGCAGACCTCGCCGAGCAGGCCATCAGCAAGTTCCGCGGCAAGGGACGCGCGGGATCTGCAGCGAGAGGAGTCAGCCCGGCG CCCCAGCGCTCGCGCCCCGCCCTTGCTGACGGCTTCGGCACCTTCCCACCTAGGTTCGACCTGGCGCCCGAAGATTTCTAA